The DNA window GATCCGTGGTCGGCGGCGCGGCTACACGGCGTTCATGTTTCTGACGCCGGAGGCGCTGCAGGCGCCGGAGTTCGATGCGGTGTGCGCCGCGTCGCAGGCGGACAGGGCGGCTGCACGGAGCGCGGTCGGGCGGCTGGCGACCTTCACGGCGGCGGAGATCGACCGGACGGCGCCCGTGCTGGACTGGATGCTGAACGACCTGAACCGTCAGCACGAGAGCGAGCGGACGATCGGTGGTTTCACGCGGCACCTGACGGATGCGTATGAGCACATCGAGTTGCTGTACGCGCTGGGGAACTCGATGCGAGACCTGCAGGAGCCGGAGCGGTTCATCCGGCTTGCGGTGGAGCAACTGCAGCAGACGACGGAGTTCGGCTGGGCGGCGGTTCGGACGCTTCGCGGTGCGCGCCTGCCGGACTCGATCGCGGATTCGGTGTTCATCGCGGGCGAGCCGGGGTGCGACGCCCGGGCGTTCCGCGAGATGATCGATGCTTTCGCGGGGACGCTGCCGCCTGACGCTGATGCGCACATCGCGAGTTCGATCGCCGGGCGTCCGCTGCCGTGCGGGGCGCAGGTGGTGGTGCAGCCGATCACGGGCGGATCGCGCCGCGCTGCGGTGCTGCTGACGGGCGACAAGGGTGGTGACGACCCGCAGGTGAGCAGCTACGACACGCAGTTGATCGCGACGGCGTCGGCGTTCCTGGGCACGTTCTTCGAGAACGTTTCGCTGTGGCACGAGCAGAACGCGCTGTTCCTCGGCTCGCTGCAGGCGATGACGGCGGCGATCGACGCGAAGGACCGGTACACCTGCGGCCATTCGGAGCGTGTGGCGCACCTGGCGACGGAGTTGTCGCGGCTGGTCGGGTTCGACCAGCACCGCGCGGAGCGGGTGCGCATCACCGGTCTGGTGCACGACGTGGGCAAGATCGGTGTTCCCGAGGCGGTGCTGTGCAAGGAGGGCAGGCTGACGGACGCGGAGTTCGCGTTGATCCGCCAGCACCCTGTCATCGGGTACGACATTCTGAAGGGCATCCCGCAGTTGGAGGACGTTCTGCCTGGTGTGCTTTCGCACCACGAGCGGTGGGACGGGCGGGGGTACCCGCACGGTCTGAAGGGGGAGTCGATCCCGCTGGTGGCGCGGATCATGGCGCTGGCGGACACGTTCGACGCGATGAGTTCGAACCGTTCGTACCGGCCGGCGATGCCGCGCGAGCGGGTGTTCGAGGAGATCCGTCGGTGCGCGGGGACGCAGTTCGACCCCGAGTTGGCGCCGCTCTTCCTGACGCTGGATTTTTCGGTGTTCGACCGGCTGGTCGCGCAGCACGAGGCGGCGTCCCGTTCGGTCGCGACGACGCGCGCGGCGGCGTGAAGCGGGGCGGGCGTGCCGCGGACCGGGTTGGGTACCGTCGCTAGCGATCGGTGTTCCGTCCGAGCGCGTCGATCAGCGAACGTGCGAGGTCATCGGTGGACGCGGGGAGTTCCACGACGGAGACGATGGAGCGCTCGCGTCCGAGCAGGACGACGGCAGCCGGCGCGGAGGGCGCGATTCGATCCATGGTGAGTCGTTGCGCCGGGGACCAGACGACCTGCTCCGCGGGCTGGAGGCCGGCGCCCTGCCAGCGGTCGTGGAACGAGGCGAAGCGTTCGACGGAGGCGGCGCCCGCTTCGAGCAGCACGACGACGATGGTGTCCACGCGCGGCACGGCTGAGACGCCGCCGACACGAGGTGAGCGGATCGAACGCCGCGTCAACTCGCGTCGGAACTCGACGACGCCATCGACGCCGGTTCGCGCGGCGACGATCGCGGCCTCGCGGCCATCCGCCCACCATGCCGGGTCCGAGGGATCGCGGACGAACACGAGGGCGGTGTACGGCGCATCGAAAGCGGGTCGTACCTCCGCCGCGCCGGCATACATGGAGACAACGGGGATGCGATCCCCCACGCGGAGCGGCCGTTCGAGGGCGGAGAGTCCTGAGAGGGAGGCGATGAGCCTTCGACCTCGCGTGTCGATGCGCCATGTTGTCGGCGTGCCGGGTTTGAGAGGCTCGAAGGTGACGTCGAGTGTTGCGATGCCGTCGGCGGTGGGCAGGTCGGCGGAGAATGCCCGTACCCGACCGCGAGCGAGTTCGATCGAGGCGCGGCCTGTTGGGGTTCGGCCGACGAGCCTGACGGTGCGTTCACCGTGCTTGCGTGCGATGACAGCGCCCTGCCAATCGATCCGCGGGGTGTAGGCGGTCAGGGCGAGGGGGGAGGCGAGGTCGTCGAGCGCGAGGGCGATCTGTGGCAGGGGGAGTGCGGGCAGGCGTGCCGCGACGGCGGCGGAGTCCACGCGATCGGGAGCGGACCACGCGACGGCGGTGGTCGGATCGCCGGGATGTGCGGCCGCGCCGACTCCGGACTCGAACCAGACAACGAGCGACTGGGTCTGGAGGGAGACCATGCCCCCGTTGGCGGCACAAACGCGAGTGGTGATCGGCTCGGTGCGGGTCGCGCCGTCCGGGAGAGTGAGCGTGACGGTTGCGCGATCGGCGATCGGCGCGGAGCGATGCACGAGCAGCGCGTGAGCGTAGGCGAGCGCGCCGATCGGTCCGGAGGAAGCGGCGGGGGAGAGCGCGGCGGCCAGATCGACGAACCAGCCGAGGATAAAGGCGAGGAGACTCATCGCGCCACCGTCCCGCGGAGGGCATCGCGCAGGTCGAGGATGCGCCGGCCGATGCCCGGCACGACGGCGTTCGGAGCGATCTCGGCGAGGGGTTCGAGGACGAAGGGGCGTTCGTGGAGGCGCGGGTGCGGGAGTGTGAGCCGCGGCCCGGCCTCGACGCGCGAGCCGTAGAGGAGGAGGTCGAGGTCGACCACGCGCGGCCCCCAGCGGACGGAGGTGGCGCGATCACGGCCCATGGAGCGTTCGATGGAGAGGAGTGCGTCGAGGAGGTCGAGGGGGACAAGCGAAGTTTCGATGACGACGGCGGCGTTGAGGAAGGGGCCCTGCGGGACAGGCCCGACGGGATCGGTTTCGTGGATGGAGGAGCGGGCGATGAGGCGGGTGCCCGGGAGCGACGCCATCGCCCGGACGGCGCGCTCGAGGGCGTCGAGGCGGTCGCCGAGGTTCGACCCGATGGCGACGCAAGCGAGTTCGCGAGCGGTGGTGTCGTGTTGCCTCGCCCCGGGTGCCGTCATGCTGAATCGAAGGCGCGGGGGTGCGGGAAGGCGAGGATGCGCCCCCTACTCCTCCTCGGGTTCGAGTTCCCTCATGCGGTTCTGCATCTGGGCCTTGAGCCGGGCGAGGATGGAGGAGTGCATCTGGCTGACGCGGGACTCGGAGAGGTCGAGAGTTGCGCCGATCTCCTTCATGGTGAGTCCTTCGTAGTAGTAGAGCGTGACGATGAGTTGCTCCGCCCGCGAGAGGCCCTTGGTGACGATGTCCTTGAGGTCGCGTCGCTGGATCTCTCGGAAGGGGTTGACCTGCGTGTCGTCGCGGATGACGTCGATCTCGCGGACGTCGCGGGTGCCGTCGGTGGTGAATGCCTTTCGGTTGAGGCTGAAGGTGCCGACCGCGCTGCCATCGCGCTGGTACTTCTCGAACTCCTCGGCGTCGAGTCCGAGGAATGCGGCGACGTCCTCGTCGGAGGCTGGGCGGCCGGTGCGCATTTCGAGCTGCTGTCGAGCCTGCTCGATCTTGCCGGTGCGATGGCGTACGAGTCGGGGCACCCAGTCCATGTTTCGGAGTTCGTCGAGGATGGCGCCGCGGATTCGCGGGGCGCAGTAGGTCTCGAACTTGACCTTTCGTTCGAGGTCGAAGGCGTCGATGGCGTCCATGAGGCCGAAGAGTCCGGCGGACATGAGGTCTTCGAGGTCGACTTCGTCGGGGAGTCGGGTGTAGATTCGCTCGGCGTTGTAGCGCACGAGGGGGAGATACTTCTCCATGAGGTAGTTGCGGAGGGAATCGGAGCGTGTGGCCTGGTACTCGCGCCAGAGTTCCTCGCCCTTCATCGCGTCGTACGGTGACGGCGCGTTCGAGGCTTCGGCGTGGCGTGCGCTCCTGCGAGCGGCGATGCGACTTCCAGCGAGCGATGCGTGTGCAGCGGCCATCGGTCCTCTCCTTGACCCTCGGCTTGCCGGCCGGCGTTCGTGCCGAACGGCGTGTCGTGGTCGATCCATGACCCGACAGGCGGGGAGTATACAGACTTTGACGGGCTGTCAAGCCGCGTTCTCCGCGCTGTGGGAATCATGCTCTCTCGGCCTCCGCGCGGGGCGACACACGCCCCGCGCCGTTCGCGTTGTCGTTCGTTCGTTGGTAGGTGTCGGCGTGCTCGGCGACGACGCGCGCCGCGACGGCCGCGAGCGCGGCGCCGACCAGGTACATGACGAGCATGGCGGCGATCGCGCGTCCGACGACGGAGGCCGCATCACCGCCGGCCGACGCTCCGGCGACGATCGCCACGGCGAAGCCCGCGAGCGAGCAACAAGGAGCGACGGCGCTGATCGGGCGTGCGTTCATGCAACGAGCAGGGCGAATACCGGACGCGACCTCGCGAGCGCGCAGCCACCCCGGTAGGTGCTTTATCGTCCGCGCGAAGGCAAGCGATCAGTTCGGACGGGCGCAAAGATTCGCGGATCGGCCGTCGCAATCGGCGTGCGCGGCGCGACCGGCACGACACGCACAACCCCCCCCTTGAGGATCGCCACTACCCGTTGCGGTGAGAGGGAGGCGCGGCCCCAAGGGAGGCGATGATCGAAGTTGACAAACGCCGAACATCCCGGCTCGCGCGTGCGCGAGGCCATCGGATGGAATGGGGAAGTCGATTGCGGACGGAGGCAGAGACGCGCGAATCCTGCGCGATCCAGCCGAAGAATGGCACGTCGACCCCAAGGAATCTCCCCGCACACGACGACAAACGCGCATGAACCGCGCTCGCTTCCGGCTCGGAGCGTGCCTGATTCACGACCAGTCCGAGGCGAGGGAGCGTGGAGCCACGCTCGCGTGTGAGGAGGTGGAGGCACTTGATAAGCCCGTAGGCATCGGCGATCGAAGTCGGTTCTGGTGTGGCGACGACGATGGCGAGCGAGGCGGCGAGCATGAAGGTGGTGACGTCGCGGCCGATGCCCGCGCCGGTGTCGATGACGACGAGGTCGCTGACAGATTCGAGTTCGGCGAGTCCGGCGACGAGCGCGGTGCGGCGGCGTGCGTCGAGATCGGCGACGCGGGCGACGCCGACCGCGCCGGGAACGAGGAGGAACCCTCCCGGCGCGTCCACGGCGACGTCGCGCATGGAGAGGTGAGCGGGCGCATCGTGGGCGACGAGGAGGGCGTCGAGTCGGCGGTGCGGGCTGAGGCCGCAGAGGACGTCGGCGTTTGCCATGCCGAGGTCGGCGTCGAGGAGCGTGGCGCGGCGTCCGGATCTGGCGAGTGCGATGCAGAGGTTGACGGCGAGATTGGTCTTGCCGACGCCTCCCTTTCCGGAGCCGATGGCGATGATGGGGATGCCGGGGCGGAGGGCTGGCGCGGCGTGCGCACGGAGGGGGGCATCGCGTTCGCGGACGAGGGCCTCGACGATGTCACGGAGGCGGGAGGCCTGGTCGGCTGGGCGAGCGAGGGCGGGAGTGGCGAGCATGGTCGTCACGCGACGGCCCCCGCGAGAGCGGTTGCGCCGCGGCCTTCGAGGACGAGTCGGGCGAGTGTCGCGCCCTGGGCGGCTTCGACATCGTCGGGGACTTCCTGGCCGGTGGTGAGGTAACTGAGGGGGAGGGCGAGACGAGCGACTGCGTTGAAGGCGGGGCCGAACAGCTCGGCCTCGTCCACTTTGGTGAGGATGATGCGGTCGGGGCGGAGGGAGCCGAAGCGTTCGGCTGCGCGCATCATGACAGGCTCGGAGGCGGCGGCCGAGAGCACGAGGTGCGTCTCGTCCGGCGTGGCGGCGCGGACGAACTCGGCGAGTTCGCGCAAGCGACCTTCGTCGCGCGGGGAGCGGCCGGCGGTGTCGATGAAGACAACGTCGTGATCGCGGAGGGCTTCGCGGGCGGACTGCATTTCGCGGGGTGTGAGGGCGACGCGCATGGGCAGGCCGACGATCTCGGCGTAGGTGCGGAGTTGCTCAACGGCGGCGATGCGATAGGTATCGCTGGTGATGAGCGCGGCGCGGAGACCGTGGCGGAGTTTGGCGGCGGCGGCGAGTTTGGCGATCGTGGTGGTCTTGCCGACGCCTGTTGGGCCGACGAGGGCGATGGCGCGGCAGCCAGCGGCGTTTGCTCGCCCTGGTATCGGGGGGGCGACGGGCACGACGGCGGCGATCTCGTCGGCGAGGGCGGCGCGGACGCGGTCCTGGTCGTGGAGCGAGGCGGCGGGAAGGCGCTCGCGGACGGCCGCGATGAGCCGGTCGGCGAGTTCGGAGGCGACCTGCTCATCGGTGAGCCGGAGGTAAAGATCGGCAAGGGCGTCGGGCATTGCGGCGGTCGAGTGGGCGGAGGCGCCGCGGCCGGTGGCGTAGAGGACGTGGCCGAGGAGCCGTTTGATCGAGGCGAGTTCGTCTTCGATTGCGAGGCGGGCGGTCTCGTTGGCGGGCGCGATGGTGGTCTTGGTGGTGGGAAGGCGCGGCTCGGCGCGGGGCGTGGGCATGGGTTCGATCGCGGCTCGTGCTTTCACGCCTGCGCCTGCCCAGTCGCGGACGGGGACGAACTCGTCCTTGACCGAGGCCGCACGGGCAACGGAGGGCGGTTCGGGCTTCGGCTCCGGGTTGGGTGCTGCGCGCACGGAAGGACGGGGCTGCTGCTGTTTGGGGCGAACCGGGCGCGGTTCCGCGTCGGCGGAAGCGGTGATCTCGACGATCGGCCTGGTGCCGACGCCGAGGACTCCGCCGGCCTTGAAGGAGCGTGTGTGGAGGATGACGGCATCGGAGCCGAGGTCTCGCTTGACCTCGGCGAGGGCTGCCGCCATGGTACTGCCGCGATAGGTCTTGAGTGTCATCATCGCCATCCTTGGCTTGTCGAAGACTCGGGCAATCTACACGGTGTCGCTCGGTTTCGCCAGTGGCTCCTGTTCATGCCGCGGTGACGGCGGGTTCGTGCTGCTTTGGGGGAGTGACGAGGGAGAGAGATTCGACTTCGAAGGGCGAGGCGACCTCGTTGTACCCCAGGACGACGACGGAGGGGAGGTGCGGTTCGACGATCTGCCGGACGACGGCGCGCACCTGCGGCGAGGCGACGACAACGGGGAGGCGACCTGCCGCGGTGACCTTTTCCAGGGCACGGACGATTTGTCCCGCGATGGCGCCTGCGACACGGGCGGGCATGGTGACGCTGGTGCCTGCCGGGCCGCGGTCGATGTAGGCGGCGACCTGGTCTTCGAGCGAGGGGTCGAGGGTGACGCAGACGATGGTGCGTTTGCCATCTGTGCCTGGGGCGGCGACCTGCTCGCAGATGGTGCGGCGGAGGGCGTTGCGTACGTACTCGGTGAGGACATCGGGGTCCTGGGTCTTCGGCGCCCAGTCGCCGAGCGTTTCGAGGATGGTTTCGACATCGCGGATGGGGACGCGTTCGCGGAGGAGGTTCTGGAGGACTTTCTGGAGGTCTGCGGTCTTGACGACGCCGGGGACGGTTTCTTCGACGAGTTTGGGGGTGCGTTGGCGCAGGCCTTCGAGGAGGTTGTTGACCTCTTCGCGTGTGAGGAGGTCGGCGGCGTTTGCGCGGACGACCTCGGTGAGGTGCGTCGCGACGACGCTTGTGGGATCGACGACGGTGTAGTTCATGGATTCGGCGCGTGCGCGCATGGCGGGGTCGATCCACCAGGCGTCGAGGCCGAAGGCG is part of the Synechococcales cyanobacterium CNB genome and encodes:
- a CDS encoding HD-GYP domain-containing protein — encoded protein: MNYALPAEPNDAPQTTLRERCRALGLPVWRLDTSGVVIDDTNQPGLAGVWLRSSVMCRMLADAVRRWNAQETPDRLELFSGCHIVPCLETIRGRRRGYTAFMFLTPEALQAPEFDAVCAASQADRAAARSAVGRLATFTAAEIDRTAPVLDWMLNDLNRQHESERTIGGFTRHLTDAYEHIELLYALGNSMRDLQEPERFIRLAVEQLQQTTEFGWAAVRTLRGARLPDSIADSVFIAGEPGCDARAFREMIDAFAGTLPPDADAHIASSIAGRPLPCGAQVVVQPITGGSRRAAVLLTGDKGGDDPQVSSYDTQLIATASAFLGTFFENVSLWHEQNALFLGSLQAMTAAIDAKDRYTCGHSERVAHLATELSRLVGFDQHRAERVRITGLVHDVGKIGVPEAVLCKEGRLTDAEFALIRQHPVIGYDILKGIPQLEDVLPGVLSHHERWDGRGYPHGLKGESIPLVARIMALADTFDAMSSNRSYRPAMPRERVFEEIRRCAGTQFDPELAPLFLTLDFSVFDRLVAQHEAASRSVATTRAAA
- the folK gene encoding 2-amino-4-hydroxy-6-hydroxymethyldihydropteridine diphosphokinase — its product is MTAPGARQHDTTARELACVAIGSNLGDRLDALERAVRAMASLPGTRLIARSSIHETDPVGPVPQGPFLNAAVVIETSLVPLDLLDALLSIERSMGRDRATSVRWGPRVVDLDLLLYGSRVEAGPRLTLPHPRLHERPFVLEPLAEIAPNAVVPGIGRRILDLRDALRGTVAR
- a CDS encoding FliA/WhiG family RNA polymerase sigma factor, with amino-acid sequence MKGEELWREYQATRSDSLRNYLMEKYLPLVRYNAERIYTRLPDEVDLEDLMSAGLFGLMDAIDAFDLERKVKFETYCAPRIRGAILDELRNMDWVPRLVRHRTGKIEQARQQLEMRTGRPASDEDVAAFLGLDAEEFEKYQRDGSAVGTFSLNRKAFTTDGTRDVREIDVIRDDTQVNPFREIQRRDLKDIVTKGLSRAEQLIVTLYYYEGLTMKEIGATLDLSESRVSQMHSSILARLKAQMQNRMRELEPEEE
- a CDS encoding MinD/ParA family protein, which codes for MTTMLATPALARPADQASRLRDIVEALVRERDAPLRAHAAPALRPGIPIIAIGSGKGGVGKTNLAVNLCIALARSGRRATLLDADLGMANADVLCGLSPHRRLDALLVAHDAPAHLSMRDVAVDAPGGFLLVPGAVGVARVADLDARRRTALVAGLAELESVSDLVVIDTGAGIGRDVTTFMLAASLAIVVATPEPTSIADAYGLIKCLHLLTRERGSTLPRLGLVVNQARSEPEASAVHARLSSCAGRFLGVDVPFFGWIAQDSRVSASVRNRLPHSIRWPRARASRDVRRLSTSIIASLGAAPPSHRNG
- the flhF gene encoding flagellar biosynthesis protein FlhF, yielding MAMMTLKTYRGSTMAAALAEVKRDLGSDAVILHTRSFKAGGVLGVGTRPIVEITASADAEPRPVRPKQQQPRPSVRAAPNPEPKPEPPSVARAASVKDEFVPVRDWAGAGVKARAAIEPMPTPRAEPRLPTTKTTIAPANETARLAIEDELASIKRLLGHVLYATGRGASAHSTAAMPDALADLYLRLTDEQVASELADRLIAAVRERLPAASLHDQDRVRAALADEIAAVVPVAPPIPGRANAAGCRAIALVGPTGVGKTTTIAKLAAAAKLRHGLRAALITSDTYRIAAVEQLRTYAEIVGLPMRVALTPREMQSAREALRDHDVVFIDTAGRSPRDEGRLRELAEFVRAATPDETHLVLSAAASEPVMMRAAERFGSLRPDRIILTKVDEAELFGPAFNAVARLALPLSYLTTGQEVPDDVEAAQGATLARLVLEGRGATALAGAVA